TAGTCACTATAATTGCCAGTCATTGTTATTAAGGCATTGCTAAGCAACTGAAACAGTTCAAATAAATTACAATTGTCAAAGCATAAACACCTACATTAACTTTATAGCAATTCCTTTTGGGCAGGCCTTAACAAATGACAgatatactctgtgtgtgtgtgtacctttaTAAAAACCAATATGGATACATCCATTCACTGTTTcgcattttaaaatattctagcaGTGAGTAGATTAAAGCGTCTTGGGTGTGGCATTGTATGGAGGACTTCCTAGTTGGTATATCCAAGAATTTTTAAAGTTGATTATATCTAAAATCGTCCCCATGCCCTTTGCAGCTAACCACAAAGCTAATAGGAGAGAACCCAGTTTTAACTTCTCTGAAAAGTCatgatgtctgtgtgtgtgtgtgtgtgtgtgtgtgtgtgtgtgcaaatgagtaaacattttttaagttaCTAAGTACAGCATTTTCAAGGCTGCTTGGAAACTGCTAACCTTAATGACTCATCACTCAAGCTTTCTGGATGCTGCCATTCATTCGCTGTTCTTTACGAGTCTATTTGAAACAGATCTGATAAAAGCAAAGTCACTTTATTGCATTAAGGTACTCTTGTTGGGTTGTGAAATATACTAGAGTCCAGTTTAGCAAGATAATAATAAGAACCATCCACATTCTTTTCAGCCAGTTTAAGAAATGATACACCCTTTGAAAAGTCCTGTGGGTATCTAATTTGCTACATCTGGATCATTGAAGGTGACTGGAcaattttgtttagttgtgttTTTAATACCCAGCGTTACTAGTATCCATGATCCTGGCCGACTACTAATTCAACCTCCAGataaactaaattttttttttaagtgaaatgtaACAGAAATTTAAAACGAGGACCATTcatgtttctcatttttctttaaccACCCTGGGTAGCAACCTCTCGACACTCCTAGTGGAGTTCACAAGGTTCTGAGAGCAGGAAGATACCAACTTCATTTTCCAGGCTTATGATTGATTACTAGCTAGGAGAAGCCGCAGAGTCCTACAGTGACGCTCAGCACTGTGGCGCCTCCTGTGTTCTGTGGCTGGGGGCACGTAGGCTGGGCGGGCCTGGGGATGACGCGCACAAGCGAGCCCCTGAGGTCTGGGCCTGTGTGTGAGGCCTTCCTGCCCAGCTGGGCGACGGCGCGGGGAATGGAGAGGGGGAAAGCCAAGACCAAAGAGGAGACAGAAGACGGAGAAAGAACTTTACGGGAAAagcaaaggaggagagagagagagaatacaaGAAGAGATGGGAAAGGGacgagagagggagaaggaagagaaaatgaaaggggagggaagaagaaggaaagagcgggagacagagaaagggggGGAACGACCTAAGGAGAAGGGCAACCGCGCCCTGACTAAGCCCCCGCTGGAGCCGCGGGTAAGAGGATGTCggaccctccctccccagggccgcTGTGACTCCCGAAGCCCCGACCCGCGCGCGAGGGAGGCACGGCTCGCTGGCGGCCCCTTTACCTGTGGATGGAGGGCATGCACCAGGCTTCTGAGGACCCATCGCTACCCCTGCTCCCGAcccttgcccactctccccgcctGCCGGCGGCCCTGTGTTAACCAAAAGGACGTTCCAGTGGGTCCTCACGAGGGCGCGGGGACGGCCCTTCTGCGGCTGTCGTCGGAAAGTGCAGTGTTCCTGAATTTGTGCAGGATGTGTATGGGACTATCTGTACCTTTTCTGGAGGCGCTGCTTTTCTATGGTTGCTGTTTCCATTGTTTCAGACCGCCAGCTTCCAAAAGAGAAGGCCACAGAGTGAGGGGGTCTCAGAAAACAGGCACTgtagtcacagaaagacaatttCCTGTGATTCCACTTGCATGAGGTACCTAAGGTAGTCAAAATCATAGGGACAGAGAGTAGAATTGGTGGTTCCCCCAGATAAGGGGCCGGGGTTACAGGAGAATGGAAAGTTGGTGGCTGAGTGCTGAGTTTCaattttacaaaatgaagaataatggaggtggatagtggtgatggttgcacattatgaatgtatttaataccactggACTGTATGCTTAATACTAGTTAAGATGGTATattttatgttgtgtattttaccacaattcaaAAATTGGAGGGGAGTGAAATGAAAGAACAGGCATTGTTTGGATCAGCTTATTGTGCTCTGTGCTGCTTGGCTTACTGAGCTCACGGGTACCTTCTGGTTCTAAACAATTTGAATTATTAACAGAGATTCGATCTCTGATAAAACACAGACTGCATGGATCCATATATagttaaaagaataaatttagaTAAGGAGCAGTGGTTTTCAGAATCATTGTCTGAACTCTTGGTTTACAATAATCCCAGCTGTCCCTAAGAGATGATAAACATGAGGAAGCATGTATTATAGACTAAAACATAAGCAAAATGTAAAGCATCAGTGATTACAGACTTTCAAGATAGGATGGACTTAAGGGGCAGTGATGTGGTTGGAAAGGGGAATGTTTATACTTAATATTTCATGGGATCTAAGATGCCATTATTTTAGGTGCTactaagacattttttaaaatgctgccaATCAAAATATGACACCATGGGTTGTAAAATCCTCATTTTAGAGATGTTAAAAATGTTGGAGGTGTGGGGAGTGTGAGGAGGAATGCATCTTGGAATTGATTAAATATATTGGGGTAGCCTCAGTGGAGCCATTGGTGGAGATAATGAGAGGGGCACAATGTACATGCTGCAGCCATTTCTTGGGTCCACCATTGCTTTAAAGCATGCAATTTTAACCCATCCAGTGAAGTCTCCTGTTGTCCATCAAGTCCCTTTTGCTTGCCATCACACTTTCAGAATGACTTTATGACATTTAGATACTGATGGGAGGGAATGGAAAGGAAGTGGGGATGGAGATAACAAACAAGGATGGAAATACTATCAATACGGCTCACAGAGCCATCAAGAATTCATTCCCAAAGCAAacatttacttctttaaaatctgTTATTCACTAGACAAACTTCATAAAGAGGCTGTCTATACAAGACTATTAGACCAGATTTTAAAACGTTTTATTTTAcatagctatttaaaaaaaaagtggaataGACATTCTAGTGCTATTTAAGATCACTTTTTACGGGATATCCAGTCTCATACCAACATTTAGTGTTCAAGTAGAAATGTATATGATTATTGTTGTTTCTAAACCAGTGCCATTGAAGACAATTACTGGTGTATTTTGTGTGTGAAAAACTTTAGTAGGCTGTTCGGGAAATAGAATTAAATTCTTGTGAGCAGTCTAGCTTATACTATTGTCTATTTATTGCTGTTTACATTAGAGTTTGCACCCAAAAAGCCACCTTTCTGAGCACTCTGAGTTTCCCATTTCTGACTTCATACTAGCTTGCTCTTCTTGTCCCTCAGTTACTTGTCATAAAAATTTCTAAGGCTGGTATGTTGGTGGAATGCTTCTCTCTGAAGTTTATGTCTAGTTCAACAGGTTTtaatgttgtattttaaaataaatgctcaTATGTGATTTGAACTGGCTTAACAATTTCTATAATCTTAGCCTTTTCATTTACTCATGATACTTGTATTAAAAAGTATAAGTGGATGACCTTGCCATAAGATCTTTCAACCCAGTGATAAAATTGGGTAGAAAAGACAGATTAATATGAGACTTTAGCTGTTTACATGTTGAGTGGCAAAGTCAATACATGAACCATAGAGGTCCCAAGACGCCAAGCAACAAACTCAGTTCTGGCGCAATCCCCAATGCACATGACCTTACGAAGCAAAGTGAAGTCTGGAAATTGGCCCCATAATCTATGgcacttcatatatatatatatatatatatatatatatatatataaccaggTGTTGGGGATGGAGAGGGGATGTTCAATATCACATAACTAATGGCTGATTATAAGATACAAACTGATCGGTACACTTCGTTCTAGATCTGTTAAATTCTTGAAGTTTTGTTCTGGTTTACAATTCCACAGATGTTATTGGGACCTACCACAGTCAGGCACACTCCCAAGAACCAGGAAAACAAGGCCCTGACATACAGGTTTATTGATTGATCTTTTGTTTCATAGGAGAAAAATAAGTGGATCCTAGTGCTGGGTCTGGATGGAGCAGAAAAGACCAGTGTTCTCCATTCTCTAGCTTTAAACAGAGTCCAGCATAGTGAGGCTCCCACCCAAGGTTTCAATGCAATATGCATCAATACTGAAGACGGCCAAATGGAGTTCCTGGAGAGTAAGTCCTCTTTCTTGTACATCACTTCATTTTGTTCTACCTTAAGCCAGACATACATAATGTTACTGATAACATGAAAACTGGGTCAGATTTTCCTAGGCTTTTAGAATGTGATAGTTTAATACTAGGGTAAACTGGGAGGAAAACactttctgctttttatttttccctttttgcaGTGGTGGTGATAAAAGTGAGTTGAGAAGAAGGCTTTAGCACTCTCTCCTATAACAGCCTCTCTCCTCCCTTACTACCCCAAGTAAACACACCATCTAAGTAAATATGTCTGCTTCTTTATCTGCAAGTACAACTATAGACAAGCTTCAAACCTCCTCTTGAAACTAATGGCAGCCCAGCAGCCCCTATTCTATAGTAACTCTGGAATCACCATCTCTCTAAATATTGCTATTCCCCAAAATTGTCAGATTGTCTTTCTTTTTACACTGTCTCATTGGATGATTTCACCCATCCTCTTGATGTTAAATATATCCAAATGTCACCTCTCATCTCCACCTGAAAGTCTAAAGACCTTTCAAATCTAACATGGTCCAAATAAAATGCTTGTTATGTCTCCATATCTGTCCCTTCTCTCTAATACACTGGTCAGTAAAAGGCTCCTCACCAAACAGGTTGCCCAGGCCAGAAAACTGGGAGTCACCCTTGATTCCTTCTTCTGTACCCCTATCTTCAGTCTACAAGTAAAACATGAATTTTCTACTTCTAAAACAAATCTTGAATTCATAGGtcacattttcatattattctcatGACCAAAATGTCTCTTCTGGGAAGAATCAGCAGAATACAGTAAtccaaaggcattttttttttcctaaggcaAGTATTCCTGAATGCTCACAGAATAATATTAACTCTTGGTGCAATTTGAAGAGAAGAGACTAGTTCTGGGATTTTTGTGCAAGTGATACTAGCCAATGAGTTCAGtccatttaaaacttttgttagagaaacaTGTGTTTTGACTCACCACCCTGAATTGTTTTAGTAGCCTACTCCCATTTTCTGAGCTGTAACTGGTAGACATGCAGTAGCTGCCATGGCTGCTCCATTTAACAGGTCAGGAGGCATCCACTCTAGTATTTAGTATCTTTATGCATGTCCTTTGTGTTCCAGAATGAATGAACCACTTAAGGAGGGTAAAAGTTCCCACCAACCATTTCCTTAGTAACAGCTCTGTACATTCTCAGAATTGGGTACACTCTAACGTAGTGGTATTTTATCGGAACACCTGTCCAGTATGAAATTATCTAAATATCCCTTTCCTGACCCCTCAGTGGACGCTTGtgtgatttctttttgtctttctctgctattCCCTGTAGTTGGTGGCGGTGAACCTTTCCGTTCCTATTGGGAAATGTACCTGTCTAGGGGATTGCTGCTGATCTTTGTGGTGGATTCAGCAGACCACAACAGATTACCTGAAGCCAAGAAATATCTTCATCAACTAATTGAAACAAACCCAATCCTTCCTCTGGTTGTGTTTGCAAACAAGCAGGTAAAAAAATTTGTACAAATATAAATTGTACTCAATAGCTTTATTAATATAAGAAATAGAAACGTCCATTTTTAATAGCTAGATATTCAACAGTATGCTGTATATTCAGTTCAATTTAAATTTAATAGGTCTACTGGATTATAATTTCCTTGAGAGTAGAGACTATTCATCTTTGTGTCCATGGTAATAGCTAATATACTGTCTTGTACATGGTAGAAATTTAACAACTATGTGTTGAATTTAATTCAGTAAATATCTAATGATTACTGAATTGATTTCAACAAATTATTTGAGCATCTATCATGTATAAAGAATAGTTTGCTTTAGATCACTTAGCCTGACCTGAATTTATTTCACACACATGCATTACAAATATTAAACAtccatggagaaattggaacccttgtgcactgttggtgggaatgtaaaatggtgcagccactatagaaaaacAGTATAGCAGttccacaaaaaaaattaaaaatagaattcccatattatccagcaattcagcttctgggtatatacccaaaggaattgaaagcagGAACTCAAACAGGTATTTACACACCTGTGTTCATAGCataattattcacaatagctaaaaaaaAGGTAGAAGCACCCCAGTTTCCATCTACAGATGAAtacggataaacaaaatgtggcatatacgtTACAATCAGATATTATTAACCctaaagaaataaggaaatgctgacatatgctacaatatggatgaactttaaggacattatgctaagtgaaataagcagtcacaaaaggacaaatactgtacgaTTCCACTTTAGGAGTCAAATTAATGGAgatagaaaatagaatggtgattgccaggggcccagggaaggaaaaatggggagttattttttaaagagaacagAGGTTCAGTTTTTCAAGATGTAAAGAGTTCTGGACATGGGTGGTTGCACAATATGAATGCACTTATGCACACtaaactgtatgcttaaaaatggttaagatggtagattttatgtgtattttatcacaataaagaaaaaaacaaacaaacaaacattaaaCATCTAAAGCATTGCAGTACTAAAGCCCTTTCAATTGCTAGGGTTGCCAATCATAAGAGAGCTCAATTTTTGCTTTTTCCCACTacttatatgggtgaatgtttaTGAAAGTAAACTGAATAATTATTAGTGATGACCTAAAGTAGAAGCCTATGTTAAAGTCCAGCCTAGAAAGAGTtcagcaaattatttttaaaagaaaggcttgaactttttttttcaagtggagCATCTTAAGCACCACAGACTACAAAGATTTAGATGATCCTGGTACTTGTAATGAGCTGCATAGCATTTCATtgcatgaatataccacattttaccaTTTTCTTGCTGGGCTTttgattatttccaattttttattattaaacagtGCTATAGTGAACCTTCACATATATGTCTCTCCTTGCAGATGTGTATCAACATTTCTGTAGTGCATATACCTAAAGAAGAATTGCTGGCTTTTCAGATTTGTTCATGTTCAGTATTACTAGATCTCACCAAGTTACTTTCCAAAGATATTACATGAGTTTATTCTTCCACCCTCAAAATATGACAGTTTTTGAAGCTCCACATCTTAATACCTGGTATtgtcaaactttttcatttttgcctaaTTTTGCGGTGCTGAAATTTTGTCTTATTCCAGCTTGCATTTCCTTAGTTACTAATGAGCTTGAACATCTTTTCAGATGTTCTATTGCTATTAGTTGCAAAGTAGTTTCATTCTTTGAAACTAATTTCCGCACTTGTGAATTGTCTTTGGATATCCTTTCCCAAATTCTTATTAAGGTATTTATCTTATTTGAGTTTTAGGAGTCTTTCATATCTTTTGGAAAAATAATCCTTTGTTATGTgcattacaaatatcttctccagCAGCCTGTTGACTTACTTTATTTTGCTTATGGTTTccttttatatacataattttccatttttaagagtCAAATTTATCATAGTTTCCTTTGTGGTTTGTATCTCTTCATCAAATTGAAGAAACAGTCATTTGGGATGAAATTTATAACTTTTACTGGGGCTTAATAATGAAAGGTTTGGATATTCTAGTTTAAGTTTTGGATATTGTAGTTTAAGGTCTAGTTTAAGGTATATTTGTTGCTATTTCTTGGCCAAAGCAATCTATGCTTTCAGCTGACTCACAGGTTCAAGTTATTATATAagggtttttaaaaagttgtcatACTATCTTTACTCTTTGAGTGATGACCTCTATTAAAGCATGATTATGTAAGTGTGGAATAGCCTGGTTTTTATCTCTGATATGCTTTTATCACGTCAAAGTGCCCCCTTACATCCAACACCCTCCTCCTCCTATTCATCATCTCTCCAGTTCATCAGTGAATTTATTAACTTGAGATATCATCCACATGTTACTTGATCCATTAACATTTACATAAACCAGTGCAGGCTCTAGGACTAAATGAATTTAGGTTTCAGACAGGTAATCTATTGGGATGACCAATGACCAGAAAGGTAATCAACTCCAGCCAGATAACCACGTACAGCACCGAGGGAAAAGCTTCACAAGCTCCCAGTGATAGAATTGATAGATTCATACtggtacagaaaataaaatgatacaataCTGGATTATTTCCAGAGATTTAAAAATGATCCCCTAAAGCTTAGGGAGAGCACTATGAAACAACAAAATGCAATTTACAAATGCAGTTTTAGAAGTGAAAGTGCTAAAACTTCACAAAGGACTGAAAAATTATAGCTGAGTCTGTGTTAAGAAAAGAGAATATCAGAAGtcatttacataaattattattaatatgtgAGAGGCAAAGAAGTATTGCCGTTTTGACTTCAAGAAGGCTTTGACCATGCTGTGCAGCATAAACACAGAGTTTCTGTCTCATTTTAATCTGTCCTCTCTGTACCTCCTTGTGGGCACCTATCCTTTAAGCCTTCCCCATCTCTCCATCTTTTCCTCATTCTCTCCATGTGTCTCTCCCCACTAGGCTTCCTTCTCCCATCACTCCATTTTCTAAAACCACTACCTCTCTACTCCCTgtctccctccaccccccacagTTTGATCCACAATGTTTTGTTCAGTAGAAATAATGATCACAAAAGAAAGCTCACAGTGGCAAATGCtataatcaataaaatatgatatggacaaaaaacaattaatgaatCAAATTTCTATTgttaaagataaatttaaaatgatcAAGCCTATGAAATATAAttccaggaaaacaaaaagaaaaatagaaaaaattagaaGCAGACTTCACTGTTTACAAAATTGATTAAGATAGTATATTAACTTCATTCCAAAATACACTTTTTTGATAACTCATAAATGCTGGTATAATTCTGATGAAAATCTTTATATTCAAACAAGCAATGGGGTCATAATAATGGGGTCACAGTATCCTCTATATTAAAATGGAGGTTGGGGTCATTGAGAGCAATAAATTAGAGGAACAAATATATCTATCCAAAGGACTGTAAAATAACCAAcgttttttctattcattttccaTTCCGGTGAAAGGATCTTGAAGCAGCCTATCATATTACAGATATCCATGAAGCTTTGGCATTATCTGAGGTGGAAAATGACAGGAAGATGTTCTTGTTTGGGACTCAGGTGACTGAGAATGGCTCAGAGATACCTTCTGTCATGCAAGATGCCAAAGATTTGATTGCACAGCTGGCTGCAGATATGCAGCGACCAAGCCCAGGCCCACTGTACAACTCATGATCTAAGTGTCACAAGGCAGGGTTGAGTGGCAGGCTTGAAGCTAAAGGTTTCCActtccaaataaaaaataagtcattTCCTATTTTCTCAATACATGGCACATAGACAAAGATAATGTTAATTAAGAGTATCTCTTTAGGTTTTGACCTTTAAAAATATTGGTAAGACAATGTACTTGGATTTTTAATCAACAAAATTAAAGTGAACGTTAGCAAGCTTTCATCCCATTTGTAGTTTTTCAGTTACATAGgatttctattaaaatattttaataaacttttctcttttctaaatATTCAGGTGACTTTCCTTTAAGTGGATCTGTTTAGCATTGTAGGGAAAGAAATATCAGGGTAGGGCATTGAAAAAAGTAAGCACTACTAGACCcatatagaaatataaattaacagtACTCAGAAAGATTTAGGAAAGGCTTCTCTTTTAGGAGCCTGTTAGGTGAGGAACATTGtggtaatttgctttttaaatccttgacatttttcttttatatatagatAAGCTTTCTTCACTAGAAATTTTTGTAAGAGCGGTAGTTCTGTTTACTTACAGACACAACATAAATCCAACTTCTAAACCTTAGTATCttgtcttgatttaaaaaaaaaaaaaaaaggacgttCAGTTTCCAGTCTAAAATATAAGAACCTTTGAAGCTGTCAGTCCatcctaacaagtaaaaagctaaacacactgaaaaatcaacaactcttctaGGATCCATAAGAGAGGGGAGGACACAGGGCGAACTGCTGTCCCCAGGACTGTAGAGACCAACAAGAgaatatagttgacccttgagcaacacGGGTTTGAagtgtgtgggtccacttatacatggatagttttcaataaatatattggaaaaaatttt
This sequence is a window from Manis pentadactyla isolate mManPen7 chromosome 5, mManPen7.hap1, whole genome shotgun sequence. Protein-coding genes within it:
- the ARL9 gene encoding ADP-ribosylation factor-like protein 9 isoform X1 — protein: MGKGREREKEEKMKGEGRRRKERETEKGGERPKEKGNRALTKPPLEPREKNKWILVLGLDGAEKTSVLHSLALNRVQHSEAPTQGFNAICINTEDGQMEFLEIGGGEPFRSYWEMYLSRGLLLIFVVDSADHNRLPEAKKYLHQLIETNPILPLVVFANKQDLEAAYHITDIHEALALSEVENDRKMFLFGTQVTENGSEIPSVMQDAKDLIAQLAADMQRPSPGPLYNS
- the ARL9 gene encoding ADP-ribosylation factor-like protein 9 isoform X3, translated to MYLSRGLLLIFVVDSADHNRLPEAKKYLHQLIETNPILPLVVFANKQDLEAAYHITDIHEALALSEVENDRKMFLFGTQVTENGSEIPSVMQDAKDLIAQLAADMQRPSPGPLYNS
- the ARL9 gene encoding ADP-ribosylation factor-like protein 9 isoform X2, encoding MGKGREREKEEKMKGEGRRRKERETEKGGERPKEKGNRALTKPPLEPREKNKWILVLGLDGAEKTSVLHSLALNRVQHSEAPTQGFNAICINTEDGQMEFLEIGGGEPFRSYWEMYLSRGLLLIFVVDSADHNRLPEAKKYLHQLIETNPILPLVVFANKQMCINISVVHIPKEELLAFQICSCSVLLDLTKLLSKDIT